A segment of the Salmo salar unplaced genomic scaffold, Ssal_v3.1, whole genome shotgun sequence genome:
GCATCATAATAGGGGTGGGGTCTGGGTGAAAGTCTGGGGAAAGGACCGTTGGTGGCTGAGCTTTAGCTGGAGACTGGGGCAAGAAAGGGGACTGCACCCTCCCAGGGGACCTCTTTGGGGACAGGGACTGGCCTGGCGCTCTGGATGAAGACACAGCATCAGGATTGGGCTTCAGGCCAAGGGGTGGAAGGGGGTCTGGGGTTTGGGCTGGATCAGGGGCTTGGAGTTGCGGCGTACAGGAGGTATAGGCTTGGGCTTGGGAGGCAGAGGGGGCAGCTCTGCTGGCTTCCCTGGGGAGGGGCTGGTGATGGAGACATCTGAGGCTGGGGCTTGGGCTGCTGTGTAGTGGGGGCAGGGGTTGGGTGGGAGACAGGGGCAGCAGCTGGGACTCGGGGTGAGACAGGGGCAGGGACTGAGACAGGGGCAGCAGCTGGGGCAGGGACTGAGACAGGGGCAgcagctggggctggggctgggggtgAGACAGGGGCAGGGACTGAGACAGGGGCAGCAGCTGGGACTGGGGGCTGAGACAGGGGCAgcagctgggactggggctgagaCAGGGGCAGCAGCTGGAACTGGGGCTGGGGCAGGCTTTTGCACTGGGGAAGGGATAGGCTTTGGTACTTGAGCAGAGGTCATCTTTACCATCGCAGGAGGGGGGTGGCTTTGGTGGAGGGGAAGAGGATTTCTTTTGCACTGGGGCAGGGGCTGGCCTAGAGACCGGAGCAGAGTATGGTTTTGCCACTGGAGTGGAGGCTTGCTTTTGAATGGGGATGGTGGCCGCTCTTAAAACCGGAGGGGACACCTTGGGCGCTAACTCTGCTGGAGGCTCCACACTCTGTGGTTGAGTGAGCTGGGCCTGCACTGCACCCCCTAAAGGTAGGACACAGAACAGTATCATGTTATAATACATACtggaaaatacaatacaaaacacaaaataaagaaaaaccctgacaAATACCAAAAAGCTTTTGTTTAAAAATCTTTCTAAATCAAGTGtatggagacagacaggcagacagacagacagacagacaggcagacagacaggcagacaggcagacagacagacaggcagacatcaCTAGTCTCAGCAAGGGAATAGAGTCAATGTATTGGAGGGTTAAGAGGGTTAGAGGCTGAGGGTTGTGGTGTGGCCAGCAGGGGGAACCTGCAGGTTGTGGTGTGGATCAACATAACAGTGGGATTGACCAGATCAACATGGTGGTTAGCCAGCCCTATGGGATCAATAGTCTTATGTTCATCAATGTATGTCATAAACATCCCAATGGTTGCTTGTGACTCAAATAAGACTTAGACATAATTAAAACATCATTACTGTATGTATTACTGCACTATGTAATACAGTACTATGTAATACAGTACTATGTATTACTGCACTATGAATTACAGTACTATGAATTACTGCACTATGAATTACTGTACTATGAATTACTGCACTATGAATTACTGTACTAGGAATTACTGTATTATTTATTACTGCACAATATATTACTGCACTATGTACTACTATAAGCATTACCACACTATGAATTACTGTACTACGAATTACTGAACAATGTATTGCTGCACTATGTATTTCTGTACTATGTATAACTGCACTATGCATTTCTGCGCTTTATATTACTGTATGTATTACTGGACCATGTATTACTGTACTATGTATTAATGTACAATGTATTGCCGCACTATGTATTGCTGTACTATGCATTACCGcattatgtattactgtactaTTTATTTCTGCACTATGTATTACTGTATGTGTTAATGTACTATGTATTACTGTATGTATTACTGCACTATTACTGTACTATGATTTACTGCAATCtgtgttattatatatattactgtactatgTATTACTGCACCATGTATTACCGCATTATGTGTTACCGTACTATGTATTACCGTACCATGTATTACTGCACTATTACTGtactatgtattactgtactaTGTATTTCTGCACTTTATATTActgtatgtattactgtactatGTATTACTGGACCATGTACTATGCATTACTGCACTATGATTTACTTATATGTATTACTGTACTATGTATTACTGCAATCTGTGTTATTATGTGTTACTGTACTATTTATTACCGCACTATGTATTACTGCACCATGTATTACTGTACTATGTACTGCTCTACTATGTGTTACTGTATGTATTATTAAAGTATCTTTTtactgtacagtcatggccaaatgttttgagaatgacacaaatattagttttcacagtctgctgcctcagtttgtatgatggcaatgtgCATATACTCCaggatgttatgaagagtgatcagatgaattgcaattaattgcaaagtccctctttgccatgcaaatgaactgaatccccaaaaacattttcactgcatttcagccctgccacaaaaggaccagctgacatcatgtcagtgattctctcgttaacacaggtgtgagtgttgatgaggacaaggctggagatcactctgtcatgctgattgagttcgaataacagactggaagcttctaaaggagggtggtgcttggaatcattgttcttcctctgtcagtcatggttacctgcaaggaaacatgtgccgtcatcattgctttgcacaaaaaaagggcttcacaggcaaggatattgctgccagtaagattgcaccttaatcaaccatttatcggatcatcaagaacttcaaggagagcggttcaattgttgtgaagaaggcttcaggggcgcccaagaaagtccagcaagcgccaggactgtctcctaaagtgtgattcagctgcgggatcggggcaccaccagtacagagcttgctcaggaatggcagcaggcaggtgtgagtgcatctgcacgcacagtgaggcgaatacttttggaggatggcctggtgtcaagaagggcagcaaagaagccacttttctccaggaaaaacatcagggacaggctgatattctgcaaaaggtacagggattggactgctgaggactggggttaagtcattttctctgatgaatctcctttccgattgtttggggcatccggaaaaaagcttgtccggagaagacaaggtgagtgctaccatcagtcctgtgtcatgccaacagtaaagcatcctgagaccattcatgtgtggggttgcttctcagccgagggagtgggctcactcacaattttgcctaagaacacagccatgaataaagaatggtaccaacacatcctccgagagcaacttctcccaaccatccaggaagcACCTTGCCgcaaggcaaaagtgataactaagtggctcggggagcaaaacatcaatatttttggtccatggccaggaaactccccagaccttaatcccattgagaacttgtggtcaatcctcaagaggcgggtggacaaacaaaaacccacaaattctgacaaactccaagcattgattatgcaagaatgggctgccagtcagtcagtatgtggcccagaagttaattgacagcatgccagggcggattgcagaggtgttgaaaaagaagggtcaacactgcaaatattgactctttgcatcaacttcatgtaattgtcaataaaagcctttgacacttatgaaatgcttgtaattatacttcagtattccatagtaacatctgacaaaaatatctaaagacactgaagcagcaaactttgtggaaattaatatttgtgtcattctcaaaacttttggcctcgactatgtattactgtactatgaattactgtattactgtactatGTACTGCTGTATGTAGTATTGTAATATGTATTATTGTATTATGTATGACTGTACTATGTACTACTATGTATTATTCTAGAATTATAACTATTTATTACTGTACTATGAATTAACGTATGTATTAAGGTACTATGTATTACCATACTATATTTTACtgtatgtattactgtatgtattactgtactctatTACTGTACTTTGTATTACTGAATGTAGTACTATGTATGTATTGCTCTACTATGTATTACTGTATGTATTACTATAGTATGTATTACTGCAAGAATTATTGTACTACATATTATTGTTTGTATTTCtctactatttatttctgtaccaTATATTGCTTTATGTATTACTGTACTATGTATCTGTATTTACCATACTATTTTTTACTGTACTATATATTACTGTAGGTATTACTGTAGTATGTATTACTTTATGTCTTACTTTACTACGTATTACGGTACTATGTATTATTGTATGTATTACTCTACAATGTTTAACTGTACTATGTATTACTTTATATATGtactatgtattactgtactatgtgttacagtataatatattgttgtatgtattactgtactatGTATTATTGTGTGTTTAACTGtactatgtattactgtacttTGTATTAATTCATGTATTACGATACTACGTATTAttgtatgtattactgtactatgtattattgtatgtattactgtacactaccagtcaaaagttttactacattgtagaataatagtgaagacttcaaaactatgaaataacacatggaatcatgtagtaaccaaaaaagtgttacacaaatcaaaatacattttatatttgagattcttcaaacagccaccctttgccttgatgacagctttgcacactcttggcattctctcaaccagcttcatgaggtagtcacctggaatgcatttcaattaacgggtgtgccttcttaaaagtacatttgtggaattatggcaagaacagctcaaataagcaaagagaaatgacagtccgtcattactaagacataaaggtcagtcaatctggaaaatgtcaagaactttgaaagtttcttcaagtgcagtcacaaaaaccatcaagcgctatgatgaaactggctctcatgaggaccactgctacccagagttaccactgctgcgg
Coding sequences within it:
- the LOC123732580 gene encoding proline-rich receptor-like protein kinase PERK14 codes for the protein GAVQAQLTQPQSVEPPAELAPKVSPPVLRAATIPIQKQASTPVAKPYSAPVSRPAPAPVQKKSSSPPPKPPPSCDGKDDLCSSTKAYPFPSAKACPSPSSSCCPCLSPSPSCCPCLSPQSQLLPLSQSLPLSHPQPQPQLLPLSQSLPQLLPLSQSLPLSHPESQLLPLSPTQPLPPLHSSPSPSLRCLHHQPLPREASRAAPSASQAQAYTSCTPQLQAPDPAQTPDPLPPLGLKPNPDAVSSSRAPGQSLSPKRSPGRVQSPFLPQSPAKAQPPTVLSPDFHPDPTPIMMPMSSTGTAMAPEPAPEPTPVSVSASFPSAALSPVSASSPAPDSASSPAPVSAPGSASSPLPVSAPAPAPESAEAQPPVEEQPAPKGHPLLNKSQSLTNAFSALGDASFFRSSSTSSSAGGEDEAKAETIRNIRKSFASLFSD